The genome window atcCAGGAGAGgattatcttagcttagcataaagactagaaatgGGGAAACGGCTAGTCTGGCTCTGCttgaaggtaacaaaatccacctaccagcacctctaaggTTCACTAATGGGTTTCCCTCCTGTTTTATGCTTTAGATAAGATAACAgactgctgctggtggtggctGTATATTTTCCATACAAACTGAAGAGCAGTATCATTCTCTCAACAAGGAAGtgtgttttccaaaatgttgaactattcctatAAAGAAATCCATGTGTAATGTCCCCCTTCTGTTGTTTGGACATACGGTTGAGATATCATCTTTGGTTGTAAACTTTCAGGATTTATTTGAGCCTCATTTTTACcttttgtctgttaaatatttgaCTTATCTCTCAGGTGGTAGAAAGCACTTAAAATACATACTGGAATAAGAGCAAAACAACAAGGGAACAGTAGACTAGAGTGCTGTACATTGTACAAAAAGCAGCTTTCGCTCTGTGCCATAAACCAATAATGATCACAAAATCTGAATGTGTGGCTCTAAAATATGTAGTAGAGGCTACCAGTCTTCTCAGCAAATGTCTAGTTAGTGCATAAATATTCCAATGTCTCAAAGGTAGTGCAGTAAAGATTATTAGtatataaaatgcaaatgaaacacCTTTAATgaaaagtttatttgtttttttccagcgTAAACCTATCCCTCCAAAAGATGCATGAGTTTGACGGCTTGAAACTTTGACACAATGTAAAGAAACACTTCACATGTTTAGAAACAAAAATTGGCGTATGATTTCATTTATCATCACTACTTGTGTTGCCATTTATAGTATTAGGAACAGATGTTGAAACTTGCTCCTTGTACTATACTTTTGAGGCTTTTTGCCGTAACATGAATTGTCTGAAGTGTCCTTGTATTATGTCATAGTgcttaatgttttctttctttggtaTCAGCCATTTGAAATTGTTAAATTTGGGTATTACATTCTTGCATTAAAAAGAGTATACAATATTTATGCTTCATTTATTGTCTTAAATATGATTTAGATTTATGTTTGAAGTACTTGCAACACACACAAGTTTTAGGTATCTTTGCAATCTGCAATCAAACTATTTGTAAGTCACTGATGCGTCAAAGCTGAAAGTCTGCTCTGATGTCTTCCAGCAGAGGTTGATGCCTTTCAGTACTTTCCTTGGAGGGATTACCACGCCAGACTTCTGCAATGTGTTCATGAAAACAATATTGTTGTCAAACTGGATTGTGCTCTGCAGGTTTAGGTTGATTGTCATAAACGGATTGCAGCCGTCTGCAACAGTTTAGTAGTAAAACAGCTTctctgttgctgcttttcttgagACTCAAAGCAAATAGTATATATCTTAGATGCTATTTAAGCAAAAGTAGAATTCAGTTGAGTTGAAAATTATTTGAAAAGTAGCTATTTTGACCTATAATTACCATTGGTTACCACAAAAGGGCCAATGTATTTCTTTAAATAGTGTTTAAGAGTTCACCTGTCCAGCCAGTTCCTCTCTAATTCATCGTTGTTCAATGTGTTTActattcatatatttatacaattctttcatttatttttaatgggCAAagtaaacatacaaaaaaatagaataatagatataaaatatgatatcaAAAATATAATGTCCAAATGTGGCTGAATGCAATATATAAGAAACCTTCAAATGTAGAATATGATTTtagaacatttattttcaagtAAGTGAAGAGTTTGtggatttctttatttctaagtaactttcaaatcaaatttatttatcaTACCTGCCCAacaaaaatactcaaaacatAAAAGTTCGTGTAGTGAAGCCACACTGTGTTCAGTTgtgcataaaaatgtacaagCATTTGGAAAAATGAGCATCACATCTCAATATCACCAACCTCATCACTTCATTTAGACCAGCTATAGgtgtattatgttgtttttttttttttttttttttaaaaaccaaacaacatatttaaatacGTACAATACGTTTATTGTGATTGTAGCccagtttctgtgtttattcGTACTATCACAGTATTAGAGAGCTTTAAGTAAGACTGTTAATGTTGTTCTAGCAGTTTTACCGCAGAATTTCTATGGttattttcataatctataaAATCTTATCAGGTCTGCAGCAGCGCTTCAGACACGGCGACAAATTACAGATTGTTGTGTGACTGTTAGTTTACGGCagattttatattatattacagttgGCTACATTTGTTGTGTTACTCACACACAACAGATTACGTTTCATTTGTTTATGATAATAATAGTGGCGAGTATGAGTGGCGTCTTTCCCTTTTTTCAGATCTTAAACCAAATCATAACCTTGACACATTATTATCGACGATCCTCCGACATCTCGTGGGCGGAAGTTGTAACTGCATCAACCTCTGTTGCCTTCACTTGCACCTGGTAATCTGAACAACTGCACGTAGAGGTTTGATTGTATTTCATCACGGACGTTTCGACCACatttgtttgatatgtttttcttattctgttttattgtttctttgcAGTATATGTACCGAGGACTCTTCAGAAAGCAATATTGAAACATGAATATTCTGTTCAGCTTACAGGTGTAGCATTTTTCTTCGTTGGAGTTTAATGTGCATTCATCCTCTCTTCATAATATGTCAATTCTACGACCAGAACCCAATTTTTGGTGTACAATAAAGGTGGGAAAActgcaacaaataaataagtcCCATAGGTAATATTTTGTGCTGCAGTAGAGAAATGTagtgattaaaatgtttattggCCTTCACTTTGATTTACCAACCCAAAAAGTTCACTATTCATCAAGTTTAACTGATCGCTGACACATTGAGCTCCCTCATCTTCTGCAAcaagaacacatgaaaataaacgCTTGCACCGTTTTGTTGAACACACTTGTTTTAAATCCTCGTTCTGTCTGTGGGCTCCTAATACTGACAATTACGACGACACGTGAAGGCAGCGTTTCCCCAGGTTCAGGCTCTCATCACCAACCGTTCATTTCATTCCTGAGAAGAGTGAACTTACGCACAGTCGGTCTGCTGGCGGTTTGTAGGTCGGACATGGACAAAAACATGATGAGAAACTTTCTTCATTAGGCGACTAGgagcttttattattattattatcataattattattctAACCTGACATCCAGCAGCAGTGAGACGCTGCAGGCTCAGTCTCACTTTGCGTCCATTCATGAGTTTCTCTAAACTGTGAAGTTGCGTTAACTGAGAAAAAAGGATGTCGATGACCATGACTAAGACTGTTCAACTTATTACAGGACTGATCATTGTTTTCCAGTTTCAAATAAGCTTCATGAAGCTAAAATCTGCATATGGTAAGTCATAAAATCATCATTGTTTGTAGGAACAGGAGGACAGTTTGCACAATATaacatattattgtatattgaatattatttcaacctgtttaatgttattttttcttttaaagtcaCATGCTACTTCCGCATTGTTCTGCAAGTCAATACACTAACTAGCAAGTCCTGTAATTTAGATACTCATTGTATGTTTGCAGTGTTTGGTTCTTTGTGaagtttttgtcatttatttcatCTCTCCATACTtgcaacaataacaatgatgatgatgatgatgatgatgatgactacATGATTTGTTTAAATGCTAATAATATTTTTTGGACTGAAGATGCCAGTTGCAGATcatttttgcaaatgttttgacattttcttcacAGGAAATctccaaaaatgcaaaacagtaTTATCATTCTGTGTTATCTCGTGTATTTTATTCTTGGCTTGGTGAAAACCCTTTGACACAGCATTTTAACCACAGCGGGATATAATATAAATTCTAACCTGCCGTTTTCAGTGTgattctgtttatttgtttatttgtttttacgCCTCCGACCACCAGGCGGAGAATCTTTATTTCAAGGTGACTGATAGAGACTTAATTAAGGTGTAATTGGGTTcaggtgtgttgtgtgtttctgtgaaagaaGCAGAGCGTTTGTGACCGTGTTTGTGCCTCATTTCTGCGGttttctttgatttattttttagtgaGAATTAAACTGTGGActaagctgcagcagcagttggTGAGCTTTATTGAACTGTGTGATAAATCTGACTTTTGTCGATGTACAAACTAAATACATCAACTGTAGCAGTCATCAGTGGCTTAACTggtgaaaataaacatataaacagtATGCAAGCCAACTACCAGTTGCATACAGACAGAAGTGGTGAGGAGTAATGACGTACACTCAAGTACTgcagtacttaagtacaattttgagggacttgtactttacttgagtatttccatttgatgctattttatacttccactccactacatgtcagagggaaatattgtactttctactccactacatttatttgacagctttagttacttttcagatgaaaatttgacacaatgaataatataacaagcttttaaaatacaacacattgttaaagatgaaaccagtggtttccaacctttttcgCTTTTGACGgcttacataaagcagtgtgtagtcgggtcacatttcagatgtctatgagttgttaacagctccaccaaatagtgatttttttttttccctctaaacttctcacatggtttcatttcaataaatgttcaaatgatccaatatttaaccaaaaatcaaagattagagaaaaagtccaaaaactgaaaacagatttgtgtatcagaactttgttttttcttctttcctctcccgcTAATCATCTGACAacacctcagatttatctggtgaccctttggaggggcccgacccctaggttgggaaccactggactaaactagctaactgtatataaagtagttgaaactagctccacctccagcagctacaacagtaacatgctgcttacacactgatgcttcagtattaacaatctaacgatgtcatatataataatatatcagtcagagggacgaaatgagtacttttactttaatactttaagtacattttgctgcttatacttatttttcatgcaggtttttcacattgctgtattggtacttttacttaagtaaaggatctgagtacttcttccaccactgcacatTGATTATGTAGCATCGGTGCACTgcccatgtctctctctctctctcacacacacacacgtggagGCCTCTGCAGCCACAGGGCCACCATATGACAGAAATATAGACACAACACCCACCACTGACCGGTCTCACATGCCTGGTCCTGGACCTGCTGGTGTGAAGAATGTGAAGCATGCTTTCACCCTCTGCTGTGAAGAGAAATGTTTGGATGCAGTGTTGTCACTGTAAGGGCAGAATGACGGGGAGACCACGCATGTTTGCCACATGTCACAGGCTGAAGATGTGTTTATGTCCTGTTGCATGAGAGCATGAGATACAGGAGATGACTGATGTTTGAGATGTTGAAGGAGGCTTTGCACACTATTAACTGGATAAAACATACAGTTTCCCCCATTTAAGTAGCTTTTAAGGTTGTTAAAAGcatctgtttccacagtaacaCTATCATACTATCTAAACATATATTGTATATCAGCTTGTGAAGCTCCTCATTGAAGCCACctgatgtttacactgagtgCAACATTCAAACCCAAGACTCGGCTGCACCGTTCcatcaaatagaaatattttagatgtcttgtgcatcatttccCCAAAATTCAGCCCACCATAATTGATATCTGGTATTTGATATCATACTTGGAAACTTTGCAATCTCAGTTCAGTGAGTTTGAACAATGTCTGGCTGCACAATATGAGTTTGTGATGACTGATCCACCGGTGGGCCGCTGCATGTTTAAGGGTTCATAATTTATAAAACGTCAGAGAATAATGGTAAAACATCCAGCACAATTTCCCACAGcccaaaaatgtcttcaaactgcttgtttttgtctttaatcaGAAATATACAATTTATAGTTATAGAAAACAGTGAGAAACCTTATATTTGAGGATTGATGTTTGGCATTTATGCTCAGAGAAAGACTtcaatgatatttttaaaattgcttttctgttaactttttaatatttagtgttttgtcttttttatcagtGTTGCTATTTTACTACATGTGTTTTAGCTAATTTGTGTCCTAAACTTGAGAGCTGTGGCtgccttgtttttgttttgtatgtctttttcctgtattttatgtgtttaaattcAGTAAATTAATGTTACACTAATTGACCAATTTGTTATAGACTAATTATTTATTCACTCAAGGTCTTAAACTGTTAAAATTGTGACAGAGCAAAAATCTTggtcataaaaacacattttttagtaTATTTACTTTAAGAAATGggtctctggaaaaaaaacttttgtacCTGTGTTTGTGCTAAGACTGCTCTAAAATGTTTGAGATCAGCTCACATCTCAGGAATTTACAGTTTATTGCTGTTCCTGTTTGTCATGTCCGTTGTTCCTGACGGGACACGAAAAAGCTTTGGAACAGTTGAGACACATTAGAGAAGGAAACAGTGTGATCACGACCCATCTGCTTCTCTTTGGCTCTTAGGGGTCTACCGTACTGACACGCAGGGGCTGTCTCCTCCAGAGGAAAGGCCATATGTAATTGCCAGAAACCACAAAtccagagagaggaggtgggCATCCAGGCCCAGGTCTGGGACCCCTGGCTGGGCTGCAGATAAGAGGGGCCACTACAGAGACCAGCACCTGCCGGAAGAGTCGAACCCAGACCTGCTGATGGAGGAGGGACACGACGATTCTACACAGATTGTGGTAAAGTTCAAAGAAATCAAAGTCAGTggtgaaaagaaaatgtcattaatATATTTCCTATTTAAATGGGATGTTAGTTAGCTACATAATTTGGGTTGTGACTGTTGGAAAATGTGAGTTAGACTGTAAAAATCATGTTGTTGAAGTTCATTGCATGCTGAGATTCTTTATGAACAATTGGATGAAATTCTCTGTGTATCAAAGTCCAGAATCTTCAATAAAACTTCACAAACATATTGATGTAGTATTGTTGGTAAATAGTAATGTTTTTAGGAAAGTAAACAGGGTTTTAGAGGTGACACTTGtgaaaaaaattgtttaaattgtGTCTGCAAGTAATGACATTTGGATAATAgtagatggatttttttttaattaaatacatttttgccatTTACTGTGAGAATTAGGTATACATATGGAGAAATAGCGAGcaatataaattattaatatataattaaagcACTTCAACCCCCATATTTTTGGACAGGACATTGATCACGCCTACTATACATCTAAAATCTACGGGTCTGGAGACGCAGCCAGTAAAGAGCTGTGGGTGAACATTGATGAGATGGAGGAGGATGACTGGAAGGTCCACGGCTTCCTGTCCAGCACCCACAGACAGGCTGAGGTATGAAATCAGTCTGTGTGGATATGTGTGGacatttatgtaaattaaatagctgctggaggaaatgtttcagtttgaatGTGTGGATTTATTTGAATAGTTTATTAAAGTTGCTATTTACTGTCTGAAAGGATCGAAGTACAGTGAAATGttccacacaaacaacaactgaCTCTGCTCTCAGTTACAGTAAAACTTAACATAATTAAAATTTTACTTTTGTTGTCATTAGTTGTTGATCACCTCTAGCATACTAATGTTAGtgtactttgtcttttttttttttttgcttccagAGAGTAAATCTTTCCTTCAACTTTCCTTTCTACGGTCACATATTGAAGGAAATCACCGTGGCAACTGGAGGTGAGCCTCTCACAACACGTGCATCTTTTCTCTAAAAATTGTGAGATTTGAATCATGAGGTTTAATCTGTATTCTTTTGAGGAAAAAGTCTTAATTTAAGTTACAGGTATATACAGTACAGGACTGTAGCTACAGTTTAGGTTGtgtcctttgtgttttttctgggGAATCTGGGATTTTAGCATCTAGGAGGAGTTTAATGTTAGAGTTAAAAATGTACacatggttgtttttttttttaaccgaTTCCAGTATTTTGAGACTCAATAcgtttaaacaaaataaataaaggattcAATATTTTACCACCACAAGTTTATTCCTGCAAACACTTAATTATATGGATCCATTCCTCTAAATTTCCTGGGAAGTTTCCTGGaagaaaatgtgtaaattggtactaattattaaaacaaagttCATTTTAGTTTATTAGTTGTTAATTGCTGGAGTAAGTTCCATGAAGCTCAattttaaataaagacaaaaacctGAACAGCTAACTCCATTAATGAagcatgaaaaatgactttgaGTTTTCATGTGCAGGCGGGGATTTTGAGGggactcatgacctcagtatttctaaaatcctggcttCTGCCACGATATAGAGCTACATTATATGATTAATAAAGGTCATGACATGACTAATTTTAATTAATACTGTGTCTGCCTGCACTACAAACAACTGATGGCTACATACACGTGCTTGTGTCTCCTAGGTTTCATTTACACTGGAGATATAATCCACCGAATGCTCACAGCCACTCAGTACGTCGCTCCTCTGATGGCGAATTTTGACCCAAGTCTTTCCAAAAACTCTTCCGTGTTTTACTGCGATAATGGTAAGAAAGAGTGGTGTTTTCATGACCACAATATTTAAACTGTCATGAGTTGTGGCTTTAATTTGTAGGCCCAATGTAGAATATTAACCTGAATATAAGCTCATCGTTTTGTGTACTGTACGTATGTTTACCTTTAGGCACTGCATTGGTGGTGCAGTGGAACCAGATTCACCTCCAGGACAACGTCAATCTGGGAACTTTCACCTTCCAGGCCTCTCTGCACAGCGACGGACGCATTGTCTTTGCCTACAAAGAGgtgacttttcttttctctctcatgttCTCCTTTTAAGGTGAAATTAGTTTAATCTTACAGCTTTATCTTCTTTTATAGATTCCGTCTGAAATCAGCAACATCAGCACCGAGAATCATCCCGTCAAAGTGGGCTTGTCGGATGCTTTTGTGGTGCTTCATGAGATAGAGCAGATCCCCAGTGAGTGCCAAACTTGTCGTATTTAAGCTTTTTTAAAGCCGGAAAAATCCTTTTAGTTTAACTATATTTTTACCAGACGATTTATTAAACAACTTGGCCTCATCACTTATTAACAACATTATATTCTTTCTGATATATTTCAGATGTTCGGAGGAGAACCATCTACGAATATCACAAAGTCGACATCCTCAAGTCCAAAATCTCCAATTCCACAGCTGTGGAGATGTTACCTCTTCCTAGTAAGTTATTCCTACTTTAAGTCTGAGTACACCAGGAAAAGTGCTGCTGGCAAGCtggcaaaaaaaacactcatagATTCACATCTACGTGTATATTTAGATCAGCAGTGAACCTGATCTAAATAtctatttcttttactttttttagcCTCACAATTCTTTGTCTTCATATAGAAAATGTACagagaaataataatacattagtAGCCATTGCAAGTTGGCTCTATCCTGCAGGATGGCCTGAAAAACTGGATTCAAGTTTTATTTACAGAAGCCAAAGCCGTCTCTTCCTCCACAGTCTTCACTGTATGTCTTTATTCTCAGCATGTCTCCAGTTCTCCAGCTGTGGTCCATGTGTCACTTCTCAGATCGGCTTTAACTGCAGCTGGTGCAGTCGGCTACAAAGGTAAACTGGAAAAGCACTCGGGAGAGCGCATACCACTGACAAGGCTGCACAGTccctgaaatgtattttaataatagaaaatgtttAGAATTCTTTACATTTCTGCATCTGAATTTAGATGAACAAACCATGGTTAGTGGCAGCTGTGATATGCAGGATGTCTAATATGATCCTGTTTGGGAGTCAGACTGTTGACTACAGTTTTGGCTATTTAAATTAACCATGTTGCTGATTTTCAGGAGTTGGAGTCGATGTAAATTTTTACTaaatttaaagtttgtttttttttttagatatgtCACAGCTGAAAGAATTTGGCAACCGATCAcaagaaaatggaaataactTCACAAAGTTTTGATTTTGAAGAACAATCTGAAGCTTGATTCAAACTTCATACACGACTTATGAAGCACCTTGTTAATACTGTGtcttgtatgtttgtttttatttatttaacttttatttaaccaggaatgTTCTTGagatacagtaccagtcaaaagtttggagacatattctcatttaaatgaatgtgaaagtgtgtccaaacctttgactgctACTGTACATTATCTTGTTTACAAGGGAGACGTGGCCAAAATGACAGTGTAAAATAGGTGTCACAGAGctgtataaaaacacaataatttacAACAATCACATCAAACACACCAAAACAGGATCTCAGATATATGAGCGTGATAAAACTTGACcatttaaataattataattaaataattaataataatttgtcatgacacatttttttaatgtgatgctTGAATGCCTGATATGAAGGCAGCGTTTCCAGATGAATTTAATCTTGGAAATGTTTCTAAGTCCAGGGTtcataatattaaaattcaGTTTTGCTGAGTTGTGAGCAGACTGCAGGGATACTGAAGATATCTGGTCTGATAGCTGTTAGAAACAGCTTTTTATGAAAGGCAACCAGGAAGTTTACCAATGATGGCTTTGTGAAGGTAAACCTGTAATTACAGCTCAGCTATTCTCTCCACacagtaataatgtttatatccTTTTTCAGATGCTCCAGCGGCTTTGATCGTAACCGCCAGGACTGGGTTGACCTCGGCTGCCTGGAAGAGGTTTgcattattttacattacataaaACTGCAAAAAGTTTAACTCGTGTGAAGGTAGcatctcttctgtctgtctgaacaaaAGAGTTTACTCATGTTTCCTCTCCAGAGACGAGATCCCCGGTGTCTCCGAATGACAGACGTCACAAACGCCACATCTGGCCACCTCACGCACACAACCACTCCAGTCACTGTGACCGCAGAGCAGCAGAGGACCTCCAGCATGACCTCCGCCCCCCTCAGCAAGACGTCCACTGTCACAAACCCATcgacacacagcagcagcactagCAGCAGGAGAACAATAGCCACTCCACAGCCTCCAACCAGCAAACCTGCAGAAGGTAGGCTGACAAAAGCCTTTCACATCATCTGTAGTGAATGTGAACTGTAAGTTTTATTGGTCCTGATTGCAGCATTTGCAAATGAGGTCCTTTTTTTGAAACTTTAAAGACTTAAAAAGTCGTACGACTACCTTTCATAGACTCCTCTTGTTTGACAGCTTAACGTCAGTGAATATTTAGGACATATTAAAGCTCAGGTGTCTTTACCATCTCATGAATTAATGCTTGTTCTCGTAGCATGGTATCCACGCCCACTGTGAGGGTCAAGTGGTCAGCTATTTCCCAGCCCTCTGTTAGCTCTCTGCTGAGTGTATACAGCGCCATGTTAAATACTGCATAGTGTCCTCAGCTACTGAAGGAAGActcaatgtacagtatgtgtatcaCTCTGTATCCTGGTTGGGTcagaatatatgtgtgtatatgtagttGCTATTATTTGTAAGCtgaaaaagttaaatgttttactCACTCTTACTGAgattttacttaagtagaaggAAAAGGTAAAGTTTAGTTAatcctaaaatgtcttttttgatgTAGAAGAATGTTTTGGATGCTTTGGATATTAACTTCAAATTGACAAGATTAAACTTGAATATTTTAAGTGAAATTTTGGAAATGACATAATAAATTGCACAATCAGTCTTTTCTTCATTGTGTAAATGTTTGGTGTAAATCAGAGTTGTGGGCTTGAGTCATGTAATCTAGAAACAAGTCAGACTTGTAGTCATGAATCTGACAACTTTAGACTTAAGTTGACAAAATCAAAAGACTAAATCACTTGATATCCTCCTCAAGCCCaaagcttaaaaaaatgttttttaaaaagtgtgcaGAGAAT of Thunnus thynnus chromosome 12, fThuThy2.1, whole genome shotgun sequence contains these proteins:
- the plxdc2a gene encoding plexin domain-containing protein 2 isoform X1, with the protein product MSMTMTKTVQLITGLIIVFQFQISFMKLKSAYGVYRTDTQGLSPPEERPYVIARNHKSRERRWASRPRSGTPGWAADKRGHYRDQHLPEESNPDLLMEEGHDDSTQIVDIDHAYYTSKIYGSGDAASKELWVNIDEMEEDDWKVHGFLSSTHRQAERVNLSFNFPFYGHILKEITVATGGFIYTGDIIHRMLTATQYVAPLMANFDPSLSKNSSVFYCDNGTALVVQWNQIHLQDNVNLGTFTFQASLHSDGRIVFAYKEIPSEISNISTENHPVKVGLSDAFVVLHEIEQIPNVRRRTIYEYHKVDILKSKISNSTAVEMLPLPTCLQFSSCGPCVTSQIGFNCSWCSRLQRCSSGFDRNRQDWVDLGCLEERRDPRCLRMTDVTNATSGHLTHTTTPVTVTAEQQRTSSMTSAPLSKTSTVTNPSTHSSSTSSRRTIATPQPPTSKPAEDDTKISFHINETPGDKDDKGDSDEQLQIGLLAGIVMMMVIMAAAVLLSVYMYNHPTSNPSLFFMERRPTRWPIMKFRRGSGRPSYAEVEAPGQDKDSTVVIDPKQAFVMSVRRESEQKEGFIVPDQRERFLVSESS
- the plxdc2a gene encoding plexin domain-containing protein 2 isoform X2; this encodes MSMTMTKTVQLITGLIIVFQFQISFMKLKSAYGVYRTDTQGLSPPEERPYVIARNHKSRERRWASRPRSGTPGWAADKRGHYRDQHLPEESNPDLLMEEGHDDSTQIVDIDHAYYTSKIYGSGDAASKELWVNIDEMEEDDWKVHGFLSSTHRQAERVNLSFNFPFYGHILKEITVATGGFIYTGDIIHRMLTATQYVAPLMANFDPSLSKNSSVFYCDNGTALVVQWNQIHLQDNVNLGTFTFQASLHSDGRIVFAYKEIPSEISNISTENHPVKVGLSDAFVVLHEIEQIPNVRRRTIYEYHKVDILKSKISNSTAVEMLPLPTCLQFSSCGPCVTSQIGFNCSWCSRLQRCSSGFDRNRQDWVDLGCLEERRDPRCLRMTDVTNATSGHLTHTTTPVTVTAEQQRTSSMTSAPLSKTSTVTNPSTHSSSTSSRRTIATPQPPTSKPAEDDTKISFHINETRDKDDKGDSDEQLQIGLLAGIVMMMVIMAAAVLLSVYMYNHPTSNPSLFFMERRPTRWPIMKFRRGSGRPSYAEVEAPGQDKDSTVVIDPKQAFVMSVRRESEQKEGFIVPDQRERFLVSESS